Proteins from a single region of Amyelois transitella isolate CPQ chromosome 31, ilAmyTran1.1, whole genome shotgun sequence:
- the LOC106130074 gene encoding zinc finger protein 676, with the protein MESQSVKEEHDSNEVIFFPEEEKPIISLKQRLDDAKLLQDLADLRRLLTAVIEHSTIMPFRWCSNKYMCFYCCCPFSSSNELRQHTRSEHENPKLKYVLQNVRTNSKIKLDVTEIICKKCSKPLDSLIEFFDHLNAVHDMKLNTDVSVYMFAFKLSDDGMVCLECGQKFVFFGTMIGHVHRLHSKTEMFLCEICGQAFSGKANVTNHVRAVHNIGSNRCSKCYKSYSSEAALADHVRRMHRQERLKCPKCPEILRTPYLKKRHMALVHDVKQFQFTCDICKKTFTCMSVLNQHKARMHVKEKNFSCEICGFKVFNKDLLKKHMVKHDDSRPFQCEICKKSFQRKKTLDLHIRIHMNDKRYAYEEKPLISLKQTLDDAKLLRDLADLRKLLTAVIEHSTIMPFRWCSNKYMCFYCRCPFSSSSALKQHTGNEHENPKLKYILQTVRTTSKIKLDVTEIVCKKCSKPSENLMDFFDHLNGIHDMNLNKDHKARMHVKEKNFACEICGFKVFSKDLLKKHMVKHDDSRPFQCEICKKSFQRKKTLDLHIRIHTNDKRYVCKSQI; encoded by the exons ATGGAAAGTCAG TCGGTCAAAGAAGAGCACGATTCAAACGAAGTGATTTTCTTTCCAGAAGAGGAAAAGCCGATCATCTCTTTGAAACAGAGACTTGATGACGCAAAGCTCCTGCAAGACTTGGCCGACTTACGGAGACTCCTCACCGCCGTCATAGAACATTCCACCATCATGCCGTTCCGATGGTGTAGCAACAAGTACATGTGTTTCTACTGCTGCTGCCCCTTCTCCTCCAGTAATGAGCTCAGGCAACACACTAGAAGTGAACACGAAAACCCAAAACTCAAATACGTACTGCAAAATGTCAGGACCAATTCCAAAATAAAGTTGGACGTCACAGAAATCATCTGCAAGAAATGCAGTAAACCATTAGATAGTTTGATCGAGTTCTTCGACCATTTGAACGCAGTTCATGATATGAAACTGAACACGGATGTGAGCGTTTACATGTTCGCGTTTAAATTGTCGGATGATGGAATGGTTTGCCTCGAATGCGGTCagaaatttgttttctttggAACTATGATCGGCCACGTGCATAGGCTACATTCAAAAACTGAGATGTTCCTATGTGAAATCTGCGGCCAGGCCTTCTCCGGTAAAGCTAATGTTACCAACCACGTCAGAGCAGTCCATAACATCGGCAGTAATAGATGCAGCAAATGCTATAAAAGTTATTCTTCAGAGGCTGCTTTGGCTGATCACGTGAGAAGGATGCATCGACAAGAGAGATTAAAGTGTCCCAAATGCCCAGAAATATTACGTACTCCTTACCTAAAGAAGCGACATATGGCGTTAGTACACGATGTTAAACAATTTCAATTCACCTGTGATATTTGTAAGAAAACGTTCACATGCATGAGCGTGTTGAATCAGCACAAAGCGAGGATGCACGTgaaagaaaagaacttttcgtGCGAAATATGCGGCTTTAAAGTTTTCAATAAAGACTTGCTAAAGAAGCATATGGTGAAACATGACGACTCGAGACCATTCCAATGTGAAATTTGCAAGAAATCGTTTCAAAGAAAGAAGACTTTAGATCTACATATAAGGATTCACATGAACGATAAAAGATACGCGT ATGAAGAAAAGCCGTTAATATCTCTGAAACAGACACTTGATGATGCGAAGCTACTCCGAGATTTAGCCGACTTACGGAAACTCCTCACCGCCGTCATAGAACATTCCACCATCATGCCATTCCGATGGTGCAGCAACAAGTACATGTGTTTCTACTGCCGCTGCCCATTCTCTTCCAGCTCTGCTCTCAAACAACATACCGGAAACGAACACGAGAACCCCAAACTCAAATACATACTTCAAACAGTCAGGACAACATCGAAAATCAAATTGGACGTTACAGAAATAGTATGCAAAAAGTGTAGCAAACCATCTGAAAATCTAATGGATTTCTTCGATCATTTAAATGGCATTCACGacatgaatttaaataaagat CATAAAGCTAGAATGCACGTTAAAGAAAAGAATTTCGCTTGTGAGATATGTGGCTTCAAAGTATTTAGTAAAGACTTGTTGAAAAAGCATATGGTGAAGCACGACGACTCGAGGCCCTTCCAGTGCGAAATTTGCAAGAAATCTTTTCAGAGAAAGAAGACTTTGGACCTGCATATAAGGATCCACACAAATGACAAAAGATACGTGTGTAAG
- the LOC106130073 gene encoding zinc finger protein 16-like translates to MRKNVIEVVTNTTIMPFRWLKSSYRCFYCYDVFQEPKDLKSHSEIHKQAEEIEKVMNNFWESSVYVDVSNMKCRICSEVKEDFHEMIDHLIGSHNVPFNKENGLCMSPFKLLNISVECVGCEKHYRTFGHLLVHSNRHHKGCSQLLCEICGQHFRYPQNLRDHVKKQHSKATVICNLCGETLTNMNRMRTHMQNYHNKRYKCFKCPILFETHYRRSRHMIDEHKTRDEVKCQHCSKTFVFRSAMMRHVRETHMQEKNAVCGICGWRAFSECRLQKHMTKHSNERNFKCPLCDKAFKTKKTMMQHYNNIHQKMSRPPTVCPIR, encoded by the coding sequence ATGAGAAAGAATGTAATAGAGGTGGTAACTAATACCACAATAATGCCATTCAGATGGCTCAAGAGCTCCTATAGATGTTTCTATTGCTACGACGTGTTCCAAGAGCCGAAAGATTTGAAATCGCACAGTGAAATTCACAAACAAGCCGAGGAAATTGAAAAAGTCATGAACAACTTCTGGGAATCGTCAGTATACGTTGATGTTTCAAATATGAAGTGCCGAATATGTAGCGAAGTTAAAGAGGACTTTCACGAAATGATAGATCATTTGATAGGGAGTCATAACGTTCCGTTTAACAAAGAAAACGGATTGTGTATGAGTCCGTTCAAACTGCTTAATATATCAGTTGAATGCGTGGGTTGCGAGAAACATTATAGGACATTTGGGCATTTATTAGTTCATTCCAACAGACATCACAAAGGTTGTTCACAATTGCTTTGCGAAATATGCGGTCAGCATTTTAGATATCCGCAAAATCTTAGAGATCACGTCAAGAAGCAACATTCGAAAGCGACCGTTATTTGCAATCTCTGCGGAGAAACGTTGACGAACATGAACAGAATGAGAACGCACATGCAGAACTACCACAATAAGAGATATAAATGTTTCAAATGCCCTATTCTGTTCGAAACTCATTACAGAAGGTCGCGGCATATGATTGATGAGCACAAAACTAGAGATGAGGTTAAATGCCAGCATTGTAGTAAGACGTTCGTGTTTAGGAGTGCCATGATGAGGCACGTTAGAGAAACGCATATGCAAGAGAAGAATGCCGTTTGCGGTATCTGTGGTTGGAGAGCATTTAGTGAGTGTAGGTTACAGAAACACATGACCAAGCATAGCAACGAGAGAAACTTTAAATGCCCTTTGTGCGACAAGGCGTTCAAGACGAAGAAGACGATGATGcagcattataataatattcatcAGAAAATGTCGAGGCCCCCGACGGTTTGCCCAATCCGTTGA
- the LOC106130080 gene encoding zinc finger protein 841-like isoform X1, whose amino-acid sequence MAEQLCESSGGQKTSKLMDIPIRTIESEQNYIPTERNEQIELRAKTVHKPVTEVPTTAKEKRKIMRQNVIQVLTKSTVMPFRWLKSSYRCFYCYNIFQEPSDLKNHQLTHIGDDIKEQAMNNYWESVVYVDVSNLSCKLCPEKIMDLHSLVDHLVVAHNVVFNKDVGLCMVAFKLDNVSVNCLVCGATFYSFGPLLCHTNKDHKGTSVILCDVCGQHFKGENLLRLHIKTVHENTGVLCTECGEKFDTRSKLKTHQKNQHEAAKKYKCLVCIQTFDSHYKRSAHMVAEHQNRKAIKCLHCPKTFVFRSMMMTHLRDAHLKVRNHICSICGWKAFNNNRLKNHMLKHSGEKNFKCEVCGKAFTTKKIMKAHFMRLHSDKPVQSQSMGYLISN is encoded by the exons ATGGCGGAGCAACTTT GTGAATCTAGTGGCGGCCAGAAGACGTCGAAATTAATGGATATACCAATTAGGACTATAGAATCTGAACAAAACTATATACCCACGGAAAGAAACGAACAAATAGAGTTGCGTGCGAAAACTGTGCACAAACCAGTCACGGAAGTGCCCACAACTGCGAaggagaaaagaaaaataatgagaCAAAATGTAATACAAGTGTTGACAAAGTCGACTGTAATGCCATTCCGTTGGTTGAAGAGCTCCTATAGATGTTTTTACTGCTACAACATATTTCAAGAACCATCTGACCTAAAGAATCATCAACTAACTCATATTGGTGACGATATAAAAGAACAAGCAATGAACAACTATTGGGAATCGGTAGTCTATGTAGATGTCTCAAATTTGTCTTGCAAACTGTGCCCTGAGAAAATTATGGATCTTCATAGCTTAGTAGATCATTTAGTCGTTGCACATAACGTGGTTTTTAACAAAGATGTAGGATTGTGTATGGTGGCGTTCAAATTAGATAATGTGTCGGTTAACTGTCTCGTCTGCGGTGCTACCTTTTATTCTTTTGGCCCTTTACTGTGTCACACGAATAAAGACCATAAAGGAACTTCTGTGATACTCTGTGACGTTTGCGGACAACATTTTAAAGGAGAAAACCTATTGAGGCTGCACATCAAAACAGTTCATGAGAACACTGGCGTGTTATGTACGGAATGTGGTGAAAAGTTCGACACTCGTTCGAAATTAAAGACTCATCAGAAGAATCAGCATGAAGCCGCGAAGAAATACAAATGTTTGGTCTGCATACAGACGTTTGACAGCCATTACAAAAGATCTGCGCACATGGTAGCGGAACACCAGAACAGGAAAGCTATAAAATGCTTGCACTGCCCTAAAACGTTCGTGTTTAGGAGCATGATGATGACACACTTGAGAGACGCGCATTTGAAGGTGAGGAATCACATTTGTAGTATTTGTGGGTGGAAAGCGTTTAATAATAATCGTTTGAAGAACCATATGCTTAAACATAGCGGtgagaagaattttaaatGCGAAGTCTGTGGCAAAGCATTTACAACCAAGAAGATAATGAAAGCTCATTTCATGAGATTACATTCCGATAAGCCCGTCCAGTCACAATCAATGGGATATTTAATTAGTAACTAA
- the LOC106130080 gene encoding zinc finger protein 841-like isoform X2, which yields MDIPIRTIESEQNYIPTERNEQIELRAKTVHKPVTEVPTTAKEKRKIMRQNVIQVLTKSTVMPFRWLKSSYRCFYCYNIFQEPSDLKNHQLTHIGDDIKEQAMNNYWESVVYVDVSNLSCKLCPEKIMDLHSLVDHLVVAHNVVFNKDVGLCMVAFKLDNVSVNCLVCGATFYSFGPLLCHTNKDHKGTSVILCDVCGQHFKGENLLRLHIKTVHENTGVLCTECGEKFDTRSKLKTHQKNQHEAAKKYKCLVCIQTFDSHYKRSAHMVAEHQNRKAIKCLHCPKTFVFRSMMMTHLRDAHLKVRNHICSICGWKAFNNNRLKNHMLKHSGEKNFKCEVCGKAFTTKKIMKAHFMRLHSDKPVQSQSMGYLISN from the coding sequence ATGGATATACCAATTAGGACTATAGAATCTGAACAAAACTATATACCCACGGAAAGAAACGAACAAATAGAGTTGCGTGCGAAAACTGTGCACAAACCAGTCACGGAAGTGCCCACAACTGCGAaggagaaaagaaaaataatgagaCAAAATGTAATACAAGTGTTGACAAAGTCGACTGTAATGCCATTCCGTTGGTTGAAGAGCTCCTATAGATGTTTTTACTGCTACAACATATTTCAAGAACCATCTGACCTAAAGAATCATCAACTAACTCATATTGGTGACGATATAAAAGAACAAGCAATGAACAACTATTGGGAATCGGTAGTCTATGTAGATGTCTCAAATTTGTCTTGCAAACTGTGCCCTGAGAAAATTATGGATCTTCATAGCTTAGTAGATCATTTAGTCGTTGCACATAACGTGGTTTTTAACAAAGATGTAGGATTGTGTATGGTGGCGTTCAAATTAGATAATGTGTCGGTTAACTGTCTCGTCTGCGGTGCTACCTTTTATTCTTTTGGCCCTTTACTGTGTCACACGAATAAAGACCATAAAGGAACTTCTGTGATACTCTGTGACGTTTGCGGACAACATTTTAAAGGAGAAAACCTATTGAGGCTGCACATCAAAACAGTTCATGAGAACACTGGCGTGTTATGTACGGAATGTGGTGAAAAGTTCGACACTCGTTCGAAATTAAAGACTCATCAGAAGAATCAGCATGAAGCCGCGAAGAAATACAAATGTTTGGTCTGCATACAGACGTTTGACAGCCATTACAAAAGATCTGCGCACATGGTAGCGGAACACCAGAACAGGAAAGCTATAAAATGCTTGCACTGCCCTAAAACGTTCGTGTTTAGGAGCATGATGATGACACACTTGAGAGACGCGCATTTGAAGGTGAGGAATCACATTTGTAGTATTTGTGGGTGGAAAGCGTTTAATAATAATCGTTTGAAGAACCATATGCTTAAACATAGCGGtgagaagaattttaaatGCGAAGTCTGTGGCAAAGCATTTACAACCAAGAAGATAATGAAAGCTCATTTCATGAGATTACATTCCGATAAGCCCGTCCAGTCACAATCAATGGGATATTTAATTAGTAACTAA
- the LOC106130075 gene encoding zinc finger protein 208 produces the protein MEFDEIVVKESPGLCRCCLSEGCYKDMGTEYTWMNENEVYADMLLECFDIGISQHSDGPNGPNRLICEVCITRLRDACNFKKQVLESEKKFIDMIGRGEFAPKVLIYQSQLKAEAEDTTLNEPEYLDDDMDFDDDEPLKPPEEPSVSDITVSTLPVKNKRGRPKKTVVKTEKKAKVAKMEEKAKSSKTLVKDENAPARKEGLTSERRRKNLQILFNNTTIIPFKWRSNFVCFYCAKTYKDYIEFRKHTKFHGQCTTKDYSLKAVSGNHIEIKIDVSEINCSICDESCINLNEVIKHLISKHDMKYDTSVEIPYQAYKLVDLQCLYCDEKFSYFGYLIHHVNISHPKYNLVCVECGASFNKKNYLMLHVRSVHRKDGYSCDQCQMKFSTYHLLRSHRNTVHFLKCKNCDLHFDSRILLQRHILADHPDDVDVKCVFCGRICRNTDGLATHIRKCKVKLENLKLDNSPHLNNKTVILTPKKNNNLVKIRQNVQSVLNMSTAVPFCFFNRFSCFYCSKKFTEFDTLKEHTNSEHTICDSKSKSMMRFKGKNLTVKIDISSLSCKLCSLSMSGLEMLIDHLIAEHAVDYDKSLPCCLEPYKIYKEGVACPLCPEQIFSFFGSLLKHMNNSHNDNKIICIFCGLSFRTETNMRSHVSRLHKRDGYKCTICNLEFNSRDSLQSHSGNAHGTKISKCPECPEAFSSKNIMRRHLIDAHGTGQKCQHCGKLFPKKCLMLDHVRSTHLKEKNVQCNMCQQKFFNGRLLKKHLVKHFGERNFHCDICGKQFLWKKNLSKKHLFSDEYPPGPYDGCASERRRKNLRILFNNTTIIPFKWRGKFLCFYCAKSYSEYPEFRKHTKSHGPCTTKDYALKVIKGNHIEIKVDVSEITCDICNEPFGNMSEIVDHLVGKHNMEYDKSVDIPFQAYRLIDFKCLCCDQQFSYFGSLVSHVNIMHPQNSFICDDCGATFNKKRDLAVHMRNLHRQGGYPCDQCTENFDTYYSLRTHQNTAHFRKCKNCSLHFLSPALLQKHMKAEHPEDGNVKCSFCGKECHSTNGLAQHTARCKVKLIAQPDEPPPPVFDSFPSGVGSKPKKKQNILQIRQNIQCVLNMSTAIPFKFFSKFSCFYCSKKFTEYEELKEHTILEHPVCELKSKCMKKCKGERITVKIDIACLSCKICSQPMSELDVLIDHLIVEHKANYDKSFTRCFEPFKIIKDSLPCPVCPERVFRYFATLLKHLNAEHSNNNRICDFCGRCFRNVANLKVHISYAHTGCCECTICGAKYKNQWCLARHRAKVHNAKDYGCTKCPEKFPSAYHRQKHMIKAHDIGHKCTYCGRMFTRNSFMKDHIRRTHLREKNVPCSVCNERFFDNYLLRMHMVKHDGERKFTCDVCGKAFLRRSAKFSTLEDKHKKMESARKLLIKRRNVEYVLQYSNATPFLWYKSKYRCFFCSEPMKDPSILREHTATAHQFANIELAVHDRTKNNRNKDAAVKIDVTDLTCNLCTTSVDTLEELIHHLIIAHDAEYDLEVPNCLLPFKLDKDNLTCPTCNMKFVFFEYLLRHANKHHLSHDYICDVCGTSFQGENHLKMHHRYYHREGGYTCDYCGISLATLSKKILHEKNVHHVNLPTCPHCSETFLSPYFKKLHLANVHRVEEVIIKCPYCPKVYPQESIMSRHMRRVHLREKNVECEVCGDKFFGPYDVKMHMVKHNGEKKFICSVCGKKFSKKSNLNSHSVSHTGEKKFVCSICNKAFAHLTNYRIHMKNRHVEFTEETEGLVELQADSESVQLEFVGDDLEGAEVIGQYVH, from the exons ATGGAGTTCGATGAAATAGTTGTAAAGGAGAGTCCCGGTCTATGCCGGTGTTGTCTCTCTGAAGGATGTTACAAAGATATGGGGACCGAATACACTTGGATGAATGAGAATGAAGTATACGCTGATATGCTGTTAGAATGCTTTGATATAGGC ATCTCTCAGCACTCAGACGGCCCAAATGGCCCCAACCGGTTGATATGTGAAGTGTGCATCACAAGGCTCCGGGATGCGTGCAACTTCAAGAAGCAAGTCCTGGAGTCAGAGAAGAAGTTCATTGATATGATTGGCAGGGGCGAGTTTGCACCCAAGg TACTCATCTACCAGTCTCAGCTGAAGGCGGAGGCAGAAGACACCACACTCAATGAACCCGAATATCTTGATGATGATATGGATTTTGATGATG ATGAACCCCTGAAGCCTCCTGAAGAGCCATCAGTCTCCGACATCACAGTGTCAACCTTGCCTGTCAAGAACAAGCGTGGCAGGCCAAAGAAGACTGTGGTCAAGACAGAGAAGAAAGCTAAAGTCGCCAAGATGGAGGAGAAAGCGAAGTCATCCAAAACCCTCGTTAAAG ATGAAAACGCGCCCGCTCGTAAAGAAGGCCTCACATCAGAACGCAGGaggaaaaatttacaaatattattcaacAACACAACAATCATTCCGTTCAAATGGCGGAGCAACTTTGTATGTTTCTACTGTGCTAAGACTTACAAAGATTATATAGAGTTCAGAAAacacacaaaatttcatggacaATGTACAACGAAGGATTACTCGTTAAAAGCTGTCTCTGGCAAtcatattgaaattaaaattgacgTTTCTGAAATTAACTGCAGTATATGCGATGAATCGTGTATTAATCTAAATGAAGTTATAAAACATCTTATTAGTAAGCATGATATGAAATACGATACCTCTGTGGAGATTCCGTATCAAGCGTATAAACTAGTAGATTTGCAATGTTTGTATTGTGATGAAAAGTTTTCGTATTTCGGTTACTTGATACATCACGTTAATATTTCACATCCTAAATACAATCTCGTTTGCGTAGAGTGTGGagctagttttaataaaaagaattatcTCATGCTTCACGTGAGAAGTGTACATCGTAAAGATGGTTACAGCTGTGACCAATGTCAAATGAAATTTAGCACTTACCATTTGCTACGGAGTCATCGGAACACCGTGCATTTcttgaaatgtaaaaattgCGATCTCCATTTCGACTCGCGGATTCTTTTACAGAGGCACATTCTAGCGGACCATCCCGATGATGTTGATGTTAAATGTGTCTTTTGTGGTAGGATATGTCGTAACACTGACGGCCTAGCTACACatataagaaaatgtaaaGTTAAACTTGAAAATCTAAAACTAGACAATTCTCCTCATCTGAATAACAAAACCGTGATTTTAACaccaaagaaaaataacaatctAGTGAAAATTAGGCAAAATGTTCAAAGCGTTTTAAATATGTCCACGGCAGTGCCgttttgtttctttaataGATTTTCATGCTTTTATTGTTCAAAGAAATTTACCGAATTTGATACCTTGAAAGAGCACACCAACTCGGAGCATACCATCTGTGATAGTAAATCGAAGTCTATGATGAGATTCAAGGGGAAAAATCTAACCGTTAAAATAGATATAAGCTCTCTGTCTTGTAAACTGTGTTCGCTTTCCATGTCAGGATTGGAAATGTTGATTGACCATTTGATAGCGGAACATGCAGTCGACTATGATAAATCGCTCCCTTGTTGCTTAGAGCCGTACAAGATATATAAAGAAGGCGTCGCTTGTCCTCTGTGCCCTGAACAAATTTTCAGTTTCTTTGGAAGTCTGCTAAAACACATGAACAATTCGCataatgacaataaaataatatgcatATTTTGTGGATTGTCATTTAGAACAGAAACGAACATGCGATCGCATGTATCTCGACTTCATAAACGTGACGGGTACAAATGTACGATCTGTAATCTAGAATTTAATTCTAGAGATTCCTTGCAGTCACACTCTGGTAACGCTCACGGGACAAAGATATCCAAATGTCCAGAGTGCCCAGAGGCGTTCTCttccaaaaatataatgagaAGACATCTTATAGACGCGCACGGCACAGGACAGAAGTGCCAGCATTGCGGGAAACTATTTCCGAAAAAATGCCTAATGCTCGATCACGTGCGCAGCACGCATTTGAAAGAGAAGAATGTACAATGCAATATGTGTCAACAGAAGTTCTTCAATGGACGCCTTCTGAAAAAGCACCTAGTAAAACATTTCGGGGAAAGAAACTTCCACTGCGACATTTGCGGCAAGCAATTTCTTTGGAAGAAGAACCTC AGcaagaaacatttattttcagatgaaTACCCACCTGGCCCTTACGATGGCTGCGCGTCTGAACGCAGAAGGAAAAACTTAAGAATCCTCTTCAACAACACTACTATTATCCCGTTCAAATGGCGGGGCAAGTTCCTCTGCTTCTACTGCGCCAAAAGCTATTCAGAGTACCCCGAATTCAGAAAGCACACCAAGTCTCACGGACCGTGCACTACAAAGGATTATGCCTTGAAAGTTATAAAAGGCAATCACATAGAAATTAAGGTAGACGTTTCGGAGATAACATGCGATATTTGTAATGAACCATTTGGGAATATGTCTGAGATAGTCGATCATCTTGTCGGTAAGCATAACATGGAGTACGACAAGTCTGTAGACATACCGTTTCAAGCGTACAGATTGATCGATTTCAAGTGTTTGTGCTGCGATCAACAATTCTCTTATTTCGGAAGCTTGGTCAGTCATGTCAATATAATGCATCCTCAGAATAGTTTCATCTGTGACGACTGCGGCgctacttttaataaaaagaggGACTTGGCTGTGCATATGAGGAATCTCCACCGGCAGGGCGGATACCCTTGTGATCAGTGTACGGAGAACTTCGATACTTATTACTCGCTCCGTACTCATCAAAATACTGCGCATTTTAGAAAGTGTAAAAATTGCAGTTTGCATTTCCTTTCGCCTGCTCTTTTGCAAAAGCATATGAAAGCCGAACACCCTGAAGATGGGAATGTTAAGTGTTCGTTTTGCGGTAAAGAGTGTCACTCGACTAATGGTCTGGCACAGCACACGGCCCGGTGTAAGGTCAAGCTGATCGCACAGCCAGACGAGCCGCCACCGCCTGTCTTCGACTCCTTCCCCTCGGGTGTCGGCTCGAAACCCAAGAAGAAACAGAACATTTTACAGATCAGGCAAAATATTCAGTGCGTTCTCAACATGTCCACTGCTATCCCATTCAAATTTTTCTCCAAATTCTCCTGCTTCTACTGCTCTAAAAAGTTCACGGAATACGAGGAATTGAAAGAGCATACTATATTGGAGCACCCCGTTTGcgaacttaaatctaaatgcATGAAGAAATGTAAAGGCGAAAGGATCACTGTTAAAATTGACATAGCGTGCTTGTCTTGTAAGATTTGTTCGCAGCCAATGTCAGAACTGGACGTCCTCATAGACCATTTGATAGTAGAGCATAAGGCTAACTACGACAAATCTTTTACTCGTTGCTTCGAGCCGTTCAAGATAATCAAAGATAGTCTGCCGTGTCCGGTTTGTCCCGAACGTGTGTTCAGATATTTCGCGACCCTGTTGAAACATTTGAACGCTGAGCACAGTAATAACAATAGGATATGCGACTTCTGCGGCCGCTGTTTCCGAAACGTGGCCAATCTCAAAGTTCACATCTCGTACGCGCATACTGGTTGTTGCGAATGCACTATTTGCGGAGCGAAGTATAAAAACCAGTGGTGTCTAGCCCGCCACAGGGCTAAGGTACACAACGCTAAAGACTACGGATGTACGAAATGTCCTGAGAAATTTCCATCGGCGTATCACAGACAGAAGCATATGATTAAAGCACACGATATTGGTCACAAATGCACGTATTGCGGTAGAATGTTCACAAGGAACTCCTTCATGAAAGATCATATACGGAGGACCCATTTGAGAGAGAAGAATGTTCCGTGCTCCGTGTGTAACGAGAGGTTCTTCGATAACTATCTGCTGCGCATGCACATGGTGAAGCACGATGGTGAGAGGAAGTTCACTTGTGACGTCTGCGGCAAGGCCTTTCTGAGGAGAA GTgcaaaattcagtacactgGAGGACAAACATAAGAAAATGGAAAGTGCAAGGAAACTGTTGATTAAACGAAGAAACGTTGAGTACGTGCTGCAGTACAGCAATGCTACGCCCTTCTTGTGGTATAAGAGCAAGTACAGATGTTTCTTTTGCTCTGAGCCCATGAAAGATCCCTCTATACTGAGAGAGCACACTGCGACCGCTCATCAATTTGCCAATATTGAGTTAGCTGTTCACGATagaacaaaaaacaatagaaataaaGATGCAGCGGTCAAAATTGATGTTACAGACCTCACTTGCAATTTATGTACAACTTCAGTCGATACTCTTGAAGAATTAATACACCATTTGATTATAGCTCACGACGCCGAATACGATCTTGAAGTTCCGAATTGCTTGTTGCCATTTAAATTAGATAAAGATAACCTTACATGTCCTACTTGCAATATGAAGTTCGTTTTCTTCGAATATTTACTCCGCCATGCAAATAAACACCATTTGTCTCACGACTACATTTGCGATGTGTGTGGAACTAGTTTCCAAGGGGAGAACCATTTGAAAATGCACCACAGGTACTACCACAGAGAAGGCGGTTACACGTGCGACTACTGCGGAATTAGTCTGGCGACGCTGTCTAAGAAGATTCTCCATGAAAAGAATGTGCATCATGTCAATCTCCCTACGTGTCCTCACTGCTCAGAGACGTTCTTGAGTCCATACTTTAAGAAACTACATCTAGCTAACGTCCATAGGGTTGAGgaggttataataaaatgccCGTATTGCCCCAAAGTGTATCCGCAGGAGAGTATAATGTCACGACATATGAGAAGAGTACATCTGAGAGAGAAGAACGTAGAATGTGAAGTGTGCGGTGACAAATTTTTCGGACCGTACGATGTTAAGATGCATATGGTCAAACACAACGGCGAGAAAAAATTCATATGTTCGGTGTGCGGAAAgaaattttctaaaaagagTAATTTGAATTCTCATTCCGTTTCGCACACGGGTGAAAAGAAGTTCGTTTGTTCGATATGCAACAAAGCTTTTGCGCATCTTACGAATTATCGTATTCACATGAAGAATCGTCACGTTGAATTCACTGAAGAAACTGAAGGTTTGGTTGAACTGCAGGCTGATTCTGAGTCAGTGCAACTGGAGTTTGTAGGTGATGACCTGGAAGGGGCCGAAGTGATTGGACAATATGTTCATTAG